From the Aphelocoma coerulescens isolate FSJ_1873_10779 chromosome 10, UR_Acoe_1.0, whole genome shotgun sequence genome, one window contains:
- the NMB gene encoding neuromedin-B — protein MALRCLLLLLCGAALGPAVHLDFAEHRSQAAKIKVNPRGNLWATGHFMGKKSVTGSPHLETPEEPAVPMVFGPSLRALLEDMMELLTRELLKILLQERLLDENQGKYDLTDQETGLLTKVLEKYFSN, from the exons ATGGCGCTGcgctgcctcctgctgctgctctgcggAGCCGCGCTGGGACCTGCCGTCCACCTCGACTTCGCCGAGCACCGCAGCCAGGCCGCCAAGATCAAGGTCAACCCCCGCGGCAACCTCTGGGCCACAG GTCACTTCATGGGGAAGAAGAGCGTCACAGGCTCCCCACACCTGGAGACTCCGGAGGAGCCTGCAGTGCCAATGGTCTTCGGTCCCTCTCTGCGAGCCCTGCTGGAGGACATGATGGAACTGCTGACCCGGGAGCTCCTGAAAATCCTTCTGCAAGAAAGACTATTGGATGAGAACCAAGGGAAATATGACCTCACTGACCAG GAGACAGGGCTTTTAACAAAGGTGCTGGAGAAGTACTTTTCAAACTGA
- the SEC11A gene encoding signal peptidase complex catalytic subunit SEC11A: protein MMLSLDFLDDVRRMNKRQLYYQVLNFGMIVSSALMIWKGLMVVTGSESPIVVVLSGSMEPAFHRGDLLFLTNRIEDPIRVGEIVVFRIEGREIPIVHRVLKIHEKQNGDIKFLTKGDNNAVDDRGLYKQGQHWLEKKDVVGRARGFVPYIGIVTILMNDYPKFKYAVLFLLGLFVLVHRE from the exons atgATGCTGTCGCTGGACTTTCTGGACGATGTGCGGCGCATGAACAAGCGGCAG ctGTACTACCAGGTGTTGAACTTCGGCATGATCGTGTCCTCCGCCCTCATGATCTGGAAGGGGCTCATGGTGGTGACGGGCAGCGAGAGCCCTATCGTGGTGGTGCTGAG TGGGAGTATGGAGCCTGCTTTCCACAGAGGAGATCTCCTGTTCCTCACGAACCGAATTGAAGATCCAATCAGAGTGGGAGAAATAGTCGTCTTTAGGATAGAAGGAAGGGAAATTCCTATAGTCCATCGCGTCCTGAAAATCCATGAGAA GCAAAACGGAGACATCAAATTTCTGACAAAGGGAGACAACAATGCTGTAGATGACAGAGGGCTCTACAAACAGGGGCAGCACTGGCTGGAGAAGAAGGACGTAGTAGGACGAGCAAGAGG ATTTGTGCCCTATATTGGAATAGTGACTATCTTAATGAACGATTATCCAAAATTTAAG TATGCAGTCCtctttttgctgggtttatttgTGCTGGTCCATCGAGAGTAG